From Thalassococcus sp. S3, one genomic window encodes:
- the lepA gene encoding translation elongation factor 4 — MTPLSHIRNFSIVAHIDHGKSTLADRLIQETGTVEDRDMKEQLLDAMDIERERGITIKANTVRIDYTADNGEAYVLNLIDTPGHVDFAYEVSRSMRAVEGSLLVVDSTQGVEAQTLANVYQAIDADHEIVPVLNKIDLPASDCDRVAEQIEDVIGIDATGAIQVSAKTGVGIHETLEAIVHQLPAPSGDRDAPLKAMLVDSWYDAYLGVIVLVRVMDGVLKKGDRVTMMSNGSVHHVDRIGVFRPEMEMISELGPGEIGFLTASIKQVRDTRVGDTITHEKKGATTALPGFKPSQPVVFCGLFPVDSAEFEDLRDAIEKLALNDASFSFEMETSAALGFGFRCGFLGLLHLEVIRDRIEREYNIELITTAPSVIYHVYMRDGTQIDLHNPADMPDLTHVDHLEEPRIKATILVPDEYLGDVLKLCQDRRGIQEDLTYAGTRAMAVYDLPLNEVVFDFYDRLKSVTKGYASFDYQLTGYRQDNLVKMSILVNDEPVDALSMMVHRDRAEMRGRAMVEKLKDLIPRHMFKIPIQAAIGGKVIARETLSAMRKDVTAKCYGGDATRKRKLLDKQKAGKKKMRQFGKVDIPQEAFISALKMDG; from the coding sequence ATGACACCGCTTTCCCATATCCGCAACTTCTCCATCGTCGCCCATATCGACCATGGGAAATCCACCCTCGCCGACCGGCTCATCCAGGAGACCGGCACCGTCGAGGATCGCGACATGAAAGAGCAATTGCTCGATGCGATGGATATCGAACGCGAACGCGGCATCACCATCAAGGCCAACACCGTCCGCATCGACTACACCGCCGACAATGGCGAGGCTTACGTGCTCAACCTCATCGACACGCCCGGCCATGTGGACTTCGCCTACGAGGTCTCCCGGTCCATGCGCGCTGTCGAAGGCTCTCTTCTGGTCGTGGACAGCACCCAAGGCGTGGAGGCGCAGACGCTGGCCAATGTCTATCAGGCCATCGACGCCGATCACGAGATCGTGCCGGTGCTCAACAAGATCGACCTGCCCGCCTCCGATTGCGACCGCGTGGCCGAGCAGATTGAGGACGTCATCGGCATCGACGCCACGGGTGCCATCCAGGTCTCCGCCAAGACCGGTGTGGGCATCCACGAGACGCTGGAGGCCATCGTCCACCAGCTTCCCGCCCCCTCGGGCGACCGCGACGCGCCGCTCAAGGCGATGCTGGTGGACAGCTGGTACGACGCCTATCTCGGCGTGATCGTTCTGGTCCGTGTCATGGACGGTGTCCTGAAAAAGGGCGACCGCGTCACCATGATGTCGAACGGCTCGGTCCACCATGTCGACCGCATCGGCGTCTTCCGGCCTGAGATGGAGATGATCTCCGAGCTTGGCCCCGGAGAGATCGGCTTTCTCACCGCCTCCATCAAGCAGGTTCGCGACACCCGTGTCGGCGACACGATCACCCACGAGAAAAAGGGCGCGACCACCGCACTTCCGGGCTTCAAGCCGTCCCAGCCGGTCGTCTTCTGCGGTCTCTTCCCGGTCGATTCCGCCGAATTCGAGGATCTGCGCGACGCCATCGAGAAACTGGCCCTCAACGATGCGTCCTTCAGCTTCGAGATGGAAACCTCCGCCGCCCTCGGCTTCGGCTTCCGCTGCGGCTTCCTCGGCCTTCTCCACCTCGAGGTCATCCGCGACCGGATCGAGCGGGAATACAATATCGAACTGATCACCACGGCGCCTTCGGTGATCTATCACGTCTATATGCGCGACGGCACGCAGATCGACCTGCACAACCCCGCCGACATGCCCGACCTCACCCATGTCGACCATCTGGAGGAGCCGCGGATCAAAGCCACCATCCTGGTGCCCGACGAATATCTGGGTGACGTCCTCAAACTCTGCCAGGACCGCCGCGGCATTCAGGAGGACCTGACCTATGCCGGCACCCGTGCAATGGCGGTCTATGATCTGCCCCTGAACGAGGTCGTCTTCGATTTCTATGATCGCCTGAAATCGGTGACCAAGGGCTATGCGAGTTTCGATTACCAATTGACGGGCTACCGGCAGGACAATCTGGTCAAGATGTCGATCCTTGTGAACGACGAGCCTGTCGATGCCTTGTCGATGATGGTCCACCGCGACCGCGCCGAGATGCGCGGCCGCGCGATGGTCGAAAAGCTCAAGGACCTGATTCCCCGCCACATGTTCAAGATCCCGATCCAGGCGGCCATCGGAGGCAAGGTGATCGCCCGCGAGACGCTCTCGGCGATGCGCAAGGACGTGACGGCGAAATGCTACGGCGGAGACGCGACGCGGAAGCGGAAGCTGCTGGACAAGCAGAAGGCCGGGAAGAAGAAGATGCGTCAGTTCGGGAAGGTGGATATTCCGCAGGAAGCATTCATTAGCGCGCTGAAGATGGATGGATGA
- a CDS encoding D-cysteine desulfhydrase, which translates to MNLAQFPRVHLAHLPTPLEFMPRLTEALGGPDIWIKRDDCTGLSTGGNKTRKLEFLMAEARDQGADIVLTQGATQSNHARQTAAAAAKLGMDCHILLEDRTGYNHENYKYNGNVLLDVLHGASIEHRGPDLDMNAEMEDVADKMRADGRNAYTIPGGGSNATGALGYVNCALEMLNQFVTTSLKVDHIVHATGSAGTQAGLVTGLKATNANIPLLGIGVRAPKLKQEENVYNLAVKTAEKLGCPGVVAPEDVVANTDYVGPGYGIPAADTLEAIDIFARTEAILLDPVYSAKGAAGLIDLIRKGQFKKGETVVFLHTGGAIGLTGYTHEFDVAAKA; encoded by the coding sequence ATGAACCTCGCCCAATTTCCCCGCGTGCATCTGGCGCATCTGCCCACGCCGCTTGAATTCATGCCCCGCCTGACCGAGGCTTTGGGCGGACCCGACATCTGGATTAAGCGGGACGATTGCACGGGGCTCTCCACCGGCGGCAACAAGACCCGCAAGCTCGAATTCCTCATGGCCGAGGCGCGGGATCAGGGCGCCGACATCGTGCTGACCCAGGGCGCCACCCAGTCCAACCATGCCCGCCAGACGGCAGCAGCGGCCGCGAAGCTCGGCATGGATTGTCACATCCTGCTCGAAGACCGCACCGGCTATAATCACGAGAATTACAAGTACAACGGCAACGTCCTTCTTGATGTCCTTCACGGCGCCTCCATCGAACATCGCGGCCCCGACCTCGACATGAATGCCGAGATGGAGGATGTCGCCGACAAGATGCGCGCCGATGGCCGCAATGCCTATACCATCCCCGGCGGCGGCTCCAACGCCACCGGCGCCCTGGGCTATGTGAATTGTGCGCTGGAGATGCTGAACCAGTTCGTCACCACCAGCCTCAAGGTCGATCATATCGTGCATGCTACAGGTTCCGCCGGCACCCAGGCGGGCCTTGTGACCGGCCTCAAGGCCACCAATGCTAACATCCCCCTTCTAGGCATCGGGGTGCGTGCGCCCAAGCTCAAGCAGGAGGAGAATGTCTATAACCTCGCCGTCAAAACCGCCGAGAAACTCGGCTGCCCCGGCGTGGTCGCGCCCGAGGATGTGGTGGCCAACACCGATTATGTCGGCCCCGGCTACGGCATCCCCGCCGCCGACACGCTGGAGGCCATCGACATCTTTGCCCGGACCGAGGCGATCCTGCTCGACCCGGTCTATTCCGCCAAGGGGGCCGCGGGCCTGATCGACCTGATCCGCAAGGGCCAGTTCAAGAAGGGGGAAACGGTCGTATTCCTCCATACAGGCGGTGCCATCGGGCTAACGGGATACACCCACGAATTCGATGTGGCCGCGAAGGCCTGA
- a CDS encoding transposase, with the protein MPNYRRPKVTGATIFFTVALARRGSDLLVREVDRLRQAVAQTKAERPFGIDAWVVLPDHLHCVWTLPAGDQDFSVRWGVIKARFSMSCRRAGFTPPAPVGFENGGVNPALRRKGEIGLWQPRFWEHHIRDEADYWAHVMYCWLNPVKHGFVERPEDWAYSSMHWDVRFRVRVDLVL; encoded by the coding sequence ATGCCGAATTACCGCCGGCCGAAGGTCACTGGGGCCACTATCTTTTTCACAGTCGCGCTGGCGCGGAGGGGATCGGACTTGCTGGTGCGCGAGGTAGACCGACTACGGCAGGCCGTCGCCCAGACGAAAGCGGAGCGCCCCTTTGGCATCGATGCATGGGTGGTGCTACCGGATCACTTGCATTGCGTGTGGACATTGCCCGCCGGAGACCAGGATTTTTCGGTGCGATGGGGCGTCATCAAGGCGCGGTTCTCGATGTCTTGCCGTAGGGCGGGGTTCACCCCGCCGGCGCCGGTGGGGTTCGAGAATGGCGGGGTGAACCCCGCCCTACGGCGCAAGGGAGAGATTGGGTTGTGGCAACCGAGGTTTTGGGAGCATCACATTCGGGACGAGGCCGACTATTGGGCGCATGTGATGTATTGTTGGTTGAACCCGGTGAAGCATGGGTTTGTGGAACGACCCGAGGATTGGGCGTACTCAAGCATGCATTGGGATGTGCGGTTTCGGGTGAGGGTGGATTTGGTTTTGTAG
- a CDS encoding Hint domain-containing protein: MPDYSLFVLDESDLTISGGVVLDGVNQGDGSHLVGQTITLNTPAWTEIQIRDDDTDFSDNDSSQRLDGAQEVDGTVYADNTTLEAEYGLTLSDGVNTWQVVGFNVNNSSTAYATVEGLAFIGGPGGFPPVGVPLTVVSAQEGPDYEVAQYATPICYDRGTLIETRRGLRPVETLKPGVRIRTAEGRFRPLRWIEGQHVIGVGRFAPVEIPGRLTGTGRSLRVSQQHCLAVQGPDVALLFDAEEVFIRALHLVGYEGARLCNGVRAEYFHVLLDHHEVIYAEGLASESLHPGTTDDLMAQHIRAMRPDLAKDYGPTARRVLRRHEAALLMQRARLIDLVGGLRHSA; this comes from the coding sequence ATGCCGGACTATTCCCTTTTTGTGCTGGATGAGAGCGATCTGACCATATCGGGCGGCGTTGTGCTGGACGGGGTGAACCAGGGTGACGGATCACATCTTGTGGGCCAGACGATCACTTTGAATACGCCCGCCTGGACGGAGATCCAGATCCGCGACGACGATACGGATTTCAGCGACAATGACTCGTCCCAGAGGCTTGATGGAGCACAGGAGGTCGACGGGACAGTCTATGCCGACAACACCACGCTGGAGGCGGAGTACGGGCTGACGCTCAGCGATGGCGTAAACACCTGGCAGGTCGTGGGCTTCAACGTCAATAACAGCAGCACGGCCTATGCCACGGTGGAAGGCCTGGCGTTTATCGGCGGCCCTGGCGGGTTCCCTCCGGTCGGCGTGCCCCTGACGGTGGTCAGTGCGCAGGAGGGCCCGGATTACGAGGTTGCGCAGTATGCGACGCCTATCTGTTATGACCGCGGCACACTGATCGAGACCCGCAGGGGGCTGAGGCCGGTGGAGACGCTTAAACCGGGGGTGAGGATCCGAACGGCAGAGGGACGTTTTCGCCCGCTCCGCTGGATCGAGGGGCAACATGTGATCGGTGTGGGGCGGTTTGCACCGGTTGAGATCCCGGGCCGACTGACGGGGACGGGGCGTAGCCTGCGCGTGTCGCAGCAGCATTGCCTGGCTGTGCAAGGACCGGATGTAGCGCTTTTGTTCGATGCCGAGGAGGTATTTATCAGGGCGCTTCATCTTGTCGGATATGAGGGCGCGCGCCTCTGCAACGGGGTAAGAGCGGAATATTTCCACGTCCTGCTCGATCACCATGAGGTGATTTATGCCGAAGGCCTGGCCAGCGAAAGCCTGCATCCGGGAACGACAGATGACCTTATGGCTCAACATATAAGGGCGATGCGACCGGACCTGGCGAAGGATTACGGCCCGACCGCACGCCGGGTTTTGCGCCGGCACGAGGCCGCGCTGCTGATGCAGCGCGCAAGGTTGATTGATCTCGTCGGGGGGCTGCGCCATAGTGCCTGA
- a CDS encoding aspartate/glutamate racemase family protein: MTPVGILGGMGPEATILLMQKVLAAVPARDDADHIPLIVHQNPQVPSRIAALIEGQGTDPGPVLAQMAHDLAQAGAKALAMPCNTAHHYASTVEDATPLPFLNMIELTSSHLAEKGAARVGMLASPAVRLTDAFGPSFRAQRITAVFPEDDAPVLSVIRAVKAGQPVDASLLVREMEKLAARGCDHILVACTELSLMVFDLPRMLPVTDSLDCLTSAIVRFARSAP; this comes from the coding sequence ATGACCCCCGTCGGCATCCTGGGTGGCATGGGCCCCGAAGCGACCATCCTCCTGATGCAGAAGGTCCTCGCCGCCGTGCCTGCCCGGGACGATGCCGACCACATCCCCCTGATCGTCCACCAGAACCCTCAGGTCCCCAGCCGCATCGCCGCACTGATCGAAGGGCAGGGGACCGATCCCGGCCCTGTGCTGGCCCAAATGGCCCACGACCTCGCGCAGGCCGGTGCAAAGGCCCTCGCCATGCCCTGCAACACCGCGCATCATTACGCGTCGACAGTCGAGGACGCCACGCCCCTTCCATTCCTCAACATGATCGAATTGACCAGTTCCCACCTCGCGGAAAAGGGGGCGGCCCGCGTGGGGATGCTGGCCTCCCCCGCCGTGCGGCTCACCGACGCCTTCGGCCCGTCGTTCCGGGCGCAGAGGATCACTGCCGTCTTTCCCGAAGACGATGCTCCGGTTCTGTCCGTCATCCGCGCGGTCAAAGCCGGACAGCCCGTCGATGCCTCCCTCCTGGTCCGGGAAATGGAAAAGCTCGCCGCACGTGGCTGCGATCACATCCTCGTCGCGTGTACCGAATTGTCTTTGATGGTCTTTGACCTACCTCGCATGCTGCCTGTTACCGACAGCCTCGACTGCCTGACCTCAGCCATCGTTCGCTTCGCCCGGTCCGCGCCGTAG
- a CDS encoding entericidin A/B family lipoprotein: MTRIAALMIALTTLAACETAEGFGRDVEDLGENIQDEAD, from the coding sequence ATGACCCGCATCGCCGCATTGATGATCGCCCTGACCACACTCGCCGCCTGCGAAACCGCCGAAGGCTTCGGGCGCGACGTGGAGGACCTTGGAGAGAACATCCAGGACGAGGCGGACTAA
- a CDS encoding Panacea domain-containing protein, whose protein sequence is MDDNPPYDPRILANLILSIRDGIGILTTQLEIQKLSFFCHADWLRKTKEPLVGGYFEAWKHGPVHPTLYREFKCYGDRPIDKLASSTDLLTGKRTSLPQMRNTHARQAVYATVSALSAYDGPQLVGLSHKRGGAWDRTVNKGRTDIVLGMRIEDRVILESDRIRPVSTEPERFSEDEISPFASD, encoded by the coding sequence ATGGATGATAATCCACCATATGACCCAAGGATATTAGCTAACCTTATTCTGTCTATTAGGGACGGGATAGGTATATTAACTACGCAGCTAGAAATTCAGAAACTAAGCTTCTTTTGCCATGCTGATTGGCTTCGAAAGACTAAAGAACCCCTAGTCGGTGGGTACTTTGAAGCTTGGAAACATGGACCTGTCCACCCAACACTGTATCGCGAATTTAAGTGCTATGGCGACAGACCCATTGATAAGCTTGCATCATCAACAGATTTGCTGACAGGAAAGAGAACTAGTTTACCACAGATGCGTAATACGCACGCAAGACAGGCCGTGTATGCGACTGTTTCAGCACTTAGTGCATATGATGGACCTCAACTGGTCGGGTTGTCACACAAGCGCGGTGGCGCGTGGGACCGAACGGTGAACAAGGGTAGAACAGATATTGTACTTGGCATGCGCATTGAAGATCGGGTAATTTTGGAATCCGACCGAATCCGACCTGTATCGACCGAGCCAGAAAGGTTCTCCGAAGATGAAATTTCGCCCTTTGCCAGCGACTGA
- a CDS encoding CTP synthetase has translation MFRLALILHIFIGSTFAGTGVIAALVAGFFTTPAIIAGALIGFLVAFPVSWLVAKKLHEEA, from the coding sequence ATGTTTCGTCTTGCCCTGATCCTGCACATCTTCATCGGCTCCACCTTTGCCGGCACTGGCGTGATCGCCGCGCTTGTCGCGGGCTTCTTTACCACGCCGGCCATCATCGCAGGCGCGCTGATCGGATTTCTGGTGGCCTTCCCGGTCAGTTGGCTGGTGGCCAAGAAGCTGCATGAAGAGGCGTGA